Part of the Chlorogloeopsis sp. ULAP01 genome, GTTTTTAGATCCTGAAAGAGAACTCAAATCTATGCGGAACCGCGTCACCCTTGCGTTGACGGGGGTGTTGCTTTTGGCAATTCTCAGGGCTGCGGCTTTTCTGGGACTAGCGGCAGGTGTCACCCTTGTAACTTGGGTTCCCATCCCAGCCCTACCTTGGTTCACGTGGGGCGTATGGCTATTTCTTTTGACTACACCAATACAGTTCATTGGTGGGTGGTCATTTTATCTAGGTTCGTGGAATGCTATCCGCACCCGCCACATTAATATGGATTTCCTAATAGCTCTAGGAACCACTGTAGCTTACATTTACAGCGTAGTAGTCGTCTTCTTTCCTAACTTGTTGCCTGTTCGAGTCGAAGAGCGTGATGTCTACTTTGAGGTATCCGCTATCATTATTGCCTTTGTCTTGCTAGGCAAGTACATGGAAGAAATCATCAAGAAGAATTCATCGGCTGCTGTCCGCAAACTCTTGGATCTAAAACCTGCTACCGCAAGAGTTATCCGAGATGGGATGGAGATAGAAATTCCAGCAGAGAGTGTGATGGTGGGTGAAACCGTTGTGGTGCGTCCAGGTGAGAAAGTACCAACAGATGGAGTTGTCCTGGAAGGGTCTTCTTCTATAGACGAGTCAATGTTGACTGGGGAGTCTATACCCGTAGAAAAAAGACCAGGGGCGGAAGTGATTGGCGGAACCTTAAACAAAACAGGACTTTTCCGCTTTCAGGCTACTCGCGTGGGAGCAGAAACGGCACTGGCTCAAATTATCAAGTTTGTTGAAGAAGCTCAAGGTAGCAGCGCTCAAGTTCAACGACTTGCTGATAAAGTGACTGGTTATTTTGTCCCTGCTGTGGTGTTGATAGCAATGATTGCCTTTATTGGCTGGTTGCTGGTTGGTAATTTTCCCCAAGCGTTGCTGGCATTTATTGCGGTACTCATCATTTCCTGTCCTTGTGCCTTGGGAGTCGCTACACCAGCTGCCTTAATGGTGGGTGTGGGTAAAGGTGCAGAAAACGGGATCTTGATCCGAGGTGGTGAGGTTTTGGAACGCGCTGAGAAACTCTCTACAGTTGTTTTTGATAAAACTGGAACATTGACACGCGGAGAACCCAGTGTTACGGATATTGTTGCTTTGACAGATCGTCCAGAAGATGAAATTCTCCGGCTAGCCGCTGCTGTAGAAGCGGGTTCTGAGCATCCTTTGGGTGAAGCAATTGTACGGGCAGCCAAACACCAAATGCTAGACATTCCCAAAGTCAATGATTTTGAAGCAATTCCCGGACATGGTATTCGAGGAGAGGTGAACAGCGATCGCATCTTACTGGGAAATCGTCGGTTATTCCAACAACAAGGCTATGCCGTCAGCCCTGAAGTTGAACGCTTATTGACTCAATTGGAATCAGACGGCAAGACGGCCATGTTGGTTGGTTGCAATGGTCTATTGATGGGGATAGTTGCAGTAGCTGATACGTTGAAGCCAGAAGCTAAGGAAGCAATTGCAGCCTTACGTAAAGAGAAAGTGAAGGTAGTCTTGCTGACTGGGGATAACCAGCGTACTGCTGAAGCGATCGCTCGTCAAGTGGGAATCGATAGGGTAATTGCTGAAGTTTTGCCAGGTGATAAAGCCCAAGTTGTCAAAGAAATTCAGCAGCGCGGCGAAGCAGTGGCAATGGTGGGCGATGGAGTAAATGATGCACCCGCACTGGCAACTGCTGATATTGGTATCGCGATCGGCTCCGGTGCCGATGTCGCGAAAGAAACAGGAGGCATCATTTTGGTGAAAAACGATGTGCGCGATGTAGTAAAAGCTATCCGCTTGTCTCGCGCCACCATGATCAAGATTAAACAAAATCTGTTCTGGGCTTTTATTTACAACACGATAGGGCTTCCTATTGCAGCTTTCGGTTACTTAAGTCCGATTATTGCCGCTGCTGCTATGGCTTTGAGTTCTCTATCAGTAATTGTCAATTCGTCCCTGTTGAAGGGGTTTAAGTTATCTAGCACATCATCCTAGAAAAGGAGGTTTTTTATGATTCATCAACATAGACATTATTCCTTCCAACTTAATAACTTGTCTGCAAACCAGGCACTATTTATTGTCTTCACTGTTACTGCTTTTTTACTGGTAGCTGTTTCTCGCTCACCTATAGTTTCTATGATTCTTTACGCCATACCACTGGTCTTTATTTTGATGTCTTTTCCTATCTCAATTACGTTTTTTAGAAAAAAGCCAGTAGCAAATAATCCACCCTTAATGTTACCACCAGCTAAAAAGCTGATTTCGCTGTAGAGATACACAAGTAGAGAATTTCAATTACTACAAGTTAAGAAAACATGACCCACCAACACAATCATCAATCTAGCACAAGAATATCAGTTGTAAAAATCGCATTGTTTGTCTTTATCGCCATCATAGCCTTCTTTCTCATCGCAGAACATTGGGCGCATATAGTTGGTCTTCCGCCGCTATTCTTAATTCTGGGAATTTGTATAATTATGCACTTATTTATGCATGGTGGACATGGTGGACATGGAGGAGGCGGTGGAGGCAATAACCAATCTCAATAAAGGCAATTGGCACAAAATAACTAGATATATCACCACAAGATAAGGAAATTTAACTATGAAAGATATACCTGCTTATGGTCTTTGGTCTTTAGTAATTATCAATTCACTGATATTCATCATTTTTGCCTTCAGCTTCACAAAGCCAAAAAGTCCTCGTGATTGGCGTTCATTTGGTGCTTTCTCAGCCTTTATTGTCGCGTTATTTACGGAAATGTATGGGTTTCCATTGACCCTTTACTTACTATCAGGTTGGCTACAAACTCGCTTTCCACAACTAGATATTTTTTCTCATGATGCCGGACATCTTTGGTGGACAATACTTGGTATGAAAGGCAACCCACATTTCAACTTACTCCACATCCTGAGTAATATATTCATTTTCGGTGGACTCATCTATCTTGGCTCTGCCTGGGAAGTCCTTTACAAAGCCCAACGCAGTCACACGCTAGCGACTTCTGGACCTTACGCAACAATTCGTCATCCCCAATATGTAGCTTTTATTATCATCATGTTCGGATTCCTGCTTCAGTGGCCGACAATCTTGACGTTGTTAATGTTCCCGGTACTGGTGTGGATGTATACACGGCTGGCACGCCAGGAGGAGCGTGATGCACTTGCAGAATTTGGTGATGAGTACCGACGCTATGCCGAGAATACACCCGCCTTTTTCCCTCGTTGGGGGAGCGCCAAAAATCGCACAAATAAACATCCTGAAATCTAAGCTTTCTCGCTCCTATGGAATTCATACAGAAGTTTAGTAGATTATGAAATTTAAATTTAGGCGATCGCGACATCTGGTAGTAGTACTCATACTACTGGCTTTAGTACTCAGCCTCCTGATTGCAAGACTATACGGTGGCTTTACAACCAGTAGTAAAAATATACAACACGGCAAGTCTATGCCTGGGATGAGTATAGACAACGACTCCATGCCCAGAACGAATATGGGCGACAACAAATCTCCTGTCCCAGTGTCATCGCTACCATCTACACCCATAAGTAGTGTTACTCAAATGCATGGTTTTGTCATGCCGCCAGGAATGATCATGACTTCTGATATGAGCATGGAGGCGATGGAAGACATGGCAGCAGTAGACTTGACAAAGATTTCCTACACGGCTCCTGTCGATGCACGGGGCGACCAGATTCTAACACCCAAAATAGAGAACGGTGTTAAAGTTTTTAATCTGGATGTTTCTTTGATTAAGTGGAATATTCTACCGGATGTCCAAGTGGCTGCCTACGCCTTT contains:
- a CDS encoding DUF2933 domain-containing protein, whose translation is MTHQHNHQSSTRISVVKIALFVFIAIIAFFLIAEHWAHIVGLPPLFLILGICIIMHLFMHGGHGGHGGGGGGNNQSQ
- a CDS encoding heavy metal translocating P-type ATPase; the encoded protein is MTRTNKHTHHGHTHASTVAANPGEMAKDPICGMVVPKATSLKTERSGCTYYFCSQTCLNTFLDPERELKSMRNRVTLALTGVLLLAILRAAAFLGLAAGVTLVTWVPIPALPWFTWGVWLFLLTTPIQFIGGWSFYLGSWNAIRTRHINMDFLIALGTTVAYIYSVVVVFFPNLLPVRVEERDVYFEVSAIIIAFVLLGKYMEEIIKKNSSAAVRKLLDLKPATARVIRDGMEIEIPAESVMVGETVVVRPGEKVPTDGVVLEGSSSIDESMLTGESIPVEKRPGAEVIGGTLNKTGLFRFQATRVGAETALAQIIKFVEEAQGSSAQVQRLADKVTGYFVPAVVLIAMIAFIGWLLVGNFPQALLAFIAVLIISCPCALGVATPAALMVGVGKGAENGILIRGGEVLERAEKLSTVVFDKTGTLTRGEPSVTDIVALTDRPEDEILRLAAAVEAGSEHPLGEAIVRAAKHQMLDIPKVNDFEAIPGHGIRGEVNSDRILLGNRRLFQQQGYAVSPEVERLLTQLESDGKTAMLVGCNGLLMGIVAVADTLKPEAKEAIAALRKEKVKVVLLTGDNQRTAEAIARQVGIDRVIAEVLPGDKAQVVKEIQQRGEAVAMVGDGVNDAPALATADIGIAIGSGADVAKETGGIILVKNDVRDVVKAIRLSRATMIKIKQNLFWAFIYNTIGLPIAAFGYLSPIIAAAAMALSSLSVIVNSSLLKGFKLSSTSS
- a CDS encoding isoprenylcysteine carboxylmethyltransferase family protein, whose translation is MKDIPAYGLWSLVIINSLIFIIFAFSFTKPKSPRDWRSFGAFSAFIVALFTEMYGFPLTLYLLSGWLQTRFPQLDIFSHDAGHLWWTILGMKGNPHFNLLHILSNIFIFGGLIYLGSAWEVLYKAQRSHTLATSGPYATIRHPQYVAFIIIMFGFLLQWPTILTLLMFPVLVWMYTRLARQEERDALAEFGDEYRRYAENTPAFFPRWGSAKNRTNKHPEI